From the genome of Passer domesticus isolate bPasDom1 chromosome 12, bPasDom1.hap1, whole genome shotgun sequence:
GTGGCAGGGAAGATTTGGGAGCAAAAGGGGTTGGGTTGCCTTGACAAGTagagaaagagctggaacaggcTGGGGAATGTCCTTTGTTGAGGGGCAGTTTTGAGGGAAGGTAAAACCCAGGGGTAAACCAACTCGGGGAGAACATGAGGGTACAACAGAACGAACCGCTTACCAAGGAATCAATAAAATCAAAGCGCAGCAGCGTCCCAAACTGGGGGCACTGTGTGCACACAGAGGGGCAGTGGCGATGTCACGGCAGCCGCTGTGACATCATTACCCGAGGCAGCGTTAGGAGGATGCTGGGTGTCAGCGtgacctgcagagctgcaggggctgctgaggaaggagcttgcccagggctgctgagggacaaGGCCATTGCAGGGGCTCTGAGGCCTCGcctgtgtcctgctgctccctctgcgTGGGCAGAGGCTCTCCAAGCGCTGCACCGCCCTGGCTATTTGGCAATGGTGCGGCAGGACCCTGCCTGGGGACgctccccctgctccagggCCGTGAGGGAGAACTGCTCCTGCTTTGGGCCCATACGGGCCCGGCACGTcctgcggcagcagcggcgggagAAGAAGCCCTACAGCCGTCCAGAAATccaccccaggagcagccgtgtgccagccccagggctgggcccctCTCACCCAGCACAATAAAGTCTTCTCATCTGCACAGGGCGATCCCACTCTCCTTTGCCAGCCATCCTCCTGTGCCTTTCTCGAGGTCAGCACTAGGGCGTGGCACCAGTGGattctctccttccctggggctgacagtgccttccctgtcctggctggactGGGGAGCCTGGCTGGGGGACGTGGCACAGCCTcgggctgctgggcagtgctgccagctctggggtgcACCCTGGCCTGGGGGAAGGTGCCCGGTTCAGGGATGTCTCGTGGTTTGTGCAGGACTGTTGGCGGGTTTAAGACATGTCCCTGGGCTTGAGGGTGTTTAGGGGTTAGGAGATTGCCAATGGGCTTTGGGGATGCGCTTGAGTGTGGTGGATGCTGCCAATTAGGGGGGAAACTTCATAGTTTGGGGGTGTTTCTGTGTGTGTCAGATGGGGGTGCTGTTGGGTGTGGGGTGCgtctggttttggggtttgttcctGCATTTGGGTGATTCAGCCAAGGTCTAAGGGTTGTTTCTGGtttggggtgctgctgggtTGGAAGCTGTGAAAAGCAGGCTGTGGCCCAGGAGAAGGAGTACCATGGGCTAGTGCTCCCCTCACTGTCTGCTCTGCCTCAGCAGATAATGGGGCATTTCTGACCACAGTTCAATGCCCTTAGACCCTCTTTGGAGTATCTGTTGATGTCTCAGAGCCACTGCCCTGACtttccatcctgctgctgctttgcttcTCCAAGTGCAGTTGAAGCTTAGGAAGTTTTCTGCACTGGAGTTCCTGTAGCAGCAGGCAAGGTCTCAGACATTTCCTGGGTTCACCTCAGTTCACCTTTCACTGTCAGCAAGCACTGAATTGACACAGCCTGGGCTCTTGGATCCTCTTGTAGcttgtttgtaatttttttttaacactttaGACACTTTGGAAACCCTCCTGCAGGAGTTATCTCATACATGGCAAAATTGTTTTGAGAATGTGGATCCTGAGGACTAGAAGCAGTCTGACAGCACCCTGTCTCTGCCCTTTGTATTTCAATTCTTTAACAAACCATTTTCATCCATTTTGATTTTCAAAATCCCTTCAGCAGGTGCCCAGCCTACAGTGCAGAATGTTTTGCTTTATGACACATTTCTCTTTGAAGATGGTAGTTTACAgtacaaatgaaaatattcagggaaaaaacccatacAACTTCATTTACAAACCAACAAAGTAATAAAGAAATGACAACAGAGAAATGTCATAATATTTGTTGTATATTATCAGAATTTCGCCCCTCCTCTCAAACACCCTAATGCACTTAGGGTTACCAATTAACACAACCAGACTTAAGACTACCACAATTTTTCATGTAACTATTGAGAAGAGCTGTCAGGGTTTATCTGAGACCATTTTCTGCTTGCCATCTGCTTTCACGAGTGCAGCTTGCAGTTGGGCAgtagtgtcacagcagcctcagctgtgtGTTCAGAGTTTGGCTTCACTACCCACTGACAACACAAAACCCTGTCAAGTCTGAGGCTGGAGCAGTCTTGAGACAAAATCAGGTAACATAGCATGGGATGTGCTTGTCAGCTCCATATCCTGGTGAATTGGTAGCATCCTAGTGAATTTTCTTTACTActacaaagaaaaacaatatttctgttaaattctgcaaaaatacttttgtggtgtttttatttttccatgggCTACCTGCTGAATTATGTCAAGGAAAGCAAGACTTATTAAAGTCAGAGAAGTTAGTGCAGTATGGACTGCAGtaaacttaattttaaatactCTGAAAAATCTTGACCTGATTCTGATTTTGCTATTAACTGTTGACATAGTCATATTTCACGTGTGAGGGATTTGAATCCACCttgtattttcaaataatttaactAATGCATTTGCATCAAGTACCATAGGTCATTCTACACCCTCTTGTTTCCCTTTGGATCACTGTGCACAATTATCTGTTGatcttgcttttctttccatctctctctgaATCTCTGTGATGCCAATAAAGCACATCACATCTGGTTTGCAGTCAGAACTTTGTTTCCTTGGTAAGACTGTGGGAATTCTTCCCCTATGCATGTTACTTACAATTCAGTGGCCTATTTTATGGACCTCCAGCTAATTCTTGTTCTGCCTGAAAATCAATTTGAATTTGGTAAGAGGCTGACCACTACAGTAATTTACATTCCTGATATTTACTGATCCTGTAATTCAGTAGCAAAAAacccagtcacagttgcctaaTCTACTAACTTAATTTAAAGAtgatcaaaaagaaaagaaaaagcatttatgGAAGTGCAAATTAATGGCTGCATTGGACTTCATGTCAGCTGGTACATGATGACCTGGAAAACACAGTGCATTGGTATGTCTctatcagagaaaaaaatttccaatGCCTAGAATATCCTGTTGGCACCAAGTAGCTGGACTTTCAAAAGGGGTCAATTATTGAGTGTTGAACACTGTGGACCTTGGGTCTTGGGTCTGAATATACTCTGTAAAACCTGGTCATGAGTTCCCTTGAAAGTCTTGCTTTGACTGCGCACGATGTTTGATTTAAGGTGTTGACCTTTCCTTACTGAATATTCTCTGGGTTTAAAGAGGGTCCAAAGGGAGAGTTACTTCCAAAAATAGTCTGTGCTTGTGCAgccttttaaaatgaaaaatagatcTTTTAAGAGTAATGGTTAACAATGTGCTCTCATTACTCATTTCTAAATTGCTTTTCTTGGCACAAACATTTCTATGCTGGACCCCTTTTCCATAGATGGAGAGAATCCAGCCTTTTAACTCTTTGATCAAAATCATAAAACTCTTCACAATTATTCTGTCTTTGATGGTAACAAGAAACTCCCAAAGTATATTAATAAATATCTCCAAACACACACTTTTGTAGCCCAAAGCTACACACAATCCTCTAACGGGGATCCTCTGATACAATATTCAGGGAGTACTTGGAATACTCAAATGTAGCACGTAAGAGTGTTAAAAAGCAGATCTCAGCCCTCTCAGCTAGAGATCATATTCCTGAATGTTTTTCACATGATTCATTAGCTCCTAACGTCAAGTGTCATCCCTTTGGGAGAAGAGCTTTCCTCAATAAAAGTCAGCTGTGTCTTGATCTACAGAAGAATGAGGACCCAGCCCTGTTTCCTGACACAAGAGGGAAGTAGAGGTGCCTGTGAGTGTAAATACTCTGCCAAGCAGCGGGGTGGCAAGAAGCAGAGGTAAGAGAAGCAGGGGTTCTTCACTGCACCGAAGTTTGTTGCATCATGACaaaaaaaaggtattaaaattaacttttaatACTATCTGGTTGACATGGAAGCTAAGGGAGACTTGTGATcaattttctttcctatttttttgGTATGACCACAAAACCAGACAACCCATTCTTCACCCAGCTCTACTAATGAGCTTCTTTCTCCCAGGTTTTGTACCCTGCATAATGAAGAACATCTGTACCTTGAGTAAAGCTTGACATTTCCCTGCCTATTCACCAAAggcctttttctcttctttcaatGCAACACTACAAACTCAGTGCCTGGGAAAGAAACCTGGCGGAGTCTCCAGAACATTCTATTCTGATCACCTTCCCTCAATATTTCAGCAGAATTACCCCATTCATATGGTAATAATTTCCTTCTAATCAGTGTTTCCTATGTAACCTTGTTTACTCACTCCTACTTATTCCCACTTGCCAAGAAAGCCAAATGAGACTATTGGGGGCATCTGTCTTTCAGGACACTAAGAACAGATTAATCATGCTGACAGCATGCTAACAAAAGGATGGTTTTCATTAATTAGCACTTATAAATAATTTGTTAGAGGTTACAGAGTGCTTAATGTATTCCTTAGTAAACAGTTATAACATGGACCAGCCAACCAATAAATTGCTTATAGCtagaaaaagcttttctgtAGGGCTTAGAGTACTTCTCAACCTTTCTGAAAACCAAGGGCCACCTACTATCCTGAGCAAAATGCTGATTACCATTGTGGAAATGGAGTATTTTGTACCTCATTGCTTACTGTGTTTCATGTGAggttattatatttttatttttcacagtaacatATCTCTTTATTTTGCCTTGATTGCTTGGTCATGTGCAtaggattgatttttttttgaaaagggagagaccattttgcagccTGCTTGGTGGTGTCTGGCAAACCATCAGAGTCCAGGTTGAGGTGTAGTGATCTGTGGTATGCACTGCTCAGGTAGGGTGCTATTAGCAACTTCTTCATTAACTCTTCCTAGAAGTGCCCTCGTGGGCTTAGGCTGTAGTCATTAACATTACTGAACACCTGCATATGCACACATGGGAGCAGGTGCAGTTCTGACATTCTGAAACtgtctgattttattttaacacTAGCAGAATTTTGAGTTTCATAGGGCATCTAATGAAGACTGAAAAATCTGgatttaaaattttgaaaaaaggcagcaaaactTATCTCTGGTGGGCAAGGAATACATTAAGTCTCCTACTGCCCCTGGTATGTTAGCAAGATCCAGTGGATGCTACTTAATTACCATATATTggcaaatatatttaattttttaatatataaaaatataattctgTGCAGGTAAAATTCTGAGAAGGTTTATATGCTTATAAAATTTCTATGAGCTTGTTGTCTTCCCTTAATCACAGTGTCTCTACAGCAGAGGATAGAAAGGGAAGATGAAGATGGTTTCTTTGTTACCTGTCTCTGATCTCAAGAGTTCCATGTGCATTCCACGATTCTGCAATGTAATAATGAGGGCTGATCCCAAAAACTCAGCTGGATTCTCCACAAGAACCATTCACTGTCACagggttgtttttattgccaGTCTCGAGATGATAAATGTTTTCGTACAGGATCACCCAgaaagtgtttttttaaaaattagatttttatcTGATAATTTTATACCTTGTAGAGAAACTCCATGAAGTGGCTCACATTCTTTATAATGAGTACACCAGCAAAATAACCCCTGAAAATGTAGTCCTGTGCCAGTCACATAAGGTGTGGAATTTGTGGTAAATTTTCAGTTTGACTGTAGCTGTAGGGATGTGCTGAGATACTGACTTACTTCAGACAAATCAGAGGTTAAGAAGCCATACAGACTTTTAATCCTgtacaaattttttttccccaaccatAGCAAATGCTGGtagattttgaaagaaaattgcaTATATTTGGGCTCTTTTTGCTGCTCTATTTCAACTCAGGAGTAAATGAGAGAATTCAGAATCAGGTTATTTACAAATACATTAAGTgatggaaaattaatttaaacacTACACATTGCAGATGCCTTGAGTAGTTAGATCTTATAGAGCTTTTGGTCTGTATTATACAGCAGGGATCCAAATTTTATCCTGTGGCCTGTAAGTACAATAGTAGAAAAAAGTACCCTTCTTGAATCCTCAAGAAAAGTCCTAGGAAAGAATGGCCTTCACATGGGTGCATAAGCTGTCAAAAATACTACAACAATTAAATAATGGTAATTGCAGATTTATTGCATATTTTAACAAAATCTTGCAGGCTTAATAGATAAGAAACAGCAATTATCCTCCAAGCagcaatatatttaaatatttaaatgaaagaGAAACTGCTATTTATGACATGAAGGCAAATCTCTATTGTGAAGTTCTGAACACCAAAACAGCCAACACGTTTTACTTAATTTTCAAATGCCAGGTGTTAAATTGGAATATTTGTATGTGGTCTGGCCACACTCTGCTGTTCCCCTGGGGTGTGCTGCCCTTCccctgggagaggagggaatgCTGTGCCAGAAAGGATCTCCTGTTTCTCTCCCGGAGCTTTCCAGAGCTCCCTGTGAATGGCAGAGCCTGCAGGAGACAAGGCTTAGCAAGGCTTCACACAGCAGAGCGTGATCCAGTCCCAGACTGCTTTCTTCTATAGGAATGTTCCAAATGACATCTAATATTTAACCATAATTGagacatttagaggcaaacatGTCTAGACTAACTGATGTTTTAAAAGTGCTACTCTCCCTTTTTCTAGCAGTGTATCACTGTGAACTGCATGTAGTTAAATAATTAACAccagatttttctgtttcattcaGCATTCTTAACCCATAGGTAAAACTCTTGCCCACAGATTATTTCAATTAGACTCTGtaaattattattgttgtttttCACAGGAGCTCACATAATCCCGAAGTTCCTTTTAAACTTTGGAACAGAGAGGATCCCTTCGGCTCATACTGTACAGCAGCAGTATTTTCTAATTAAAGTATAGAAATAGGAGGTGAAATCCAGTAACCCGAGGTCAGGCTGAAGTAATGTGTCAAAATATGACACAATATAGGCCAAAACATAATATATATCCTGTACATAATGAGAGTACTCACTAAACATTTTTAGCAtatgaatagaaaataaattaacagaGAAAACTTGTATTTCAGGAAAGAGTGAGTTCAAGGCAGGAGAAGGATAGTTTTAACTCACCACTCTGTAAGTGGGAGGGGTTACTAAGCAAAAACGTGTGTTGATAACCCAAAACATGGCCGTGGTCTTTTGTGTCTGTATTTATGGGATCAGGAATTCACAAACGTATCTCTTGGCAGTGCGGCAGACTTCATCCACCCACTTGCCCTGGGCTGACTGGGACAGGAAGACACAGTTTTCCCTCTTGCCCCCGTTGGGCTGGGCACGGTCCCAGTTGGAGTACTGCAGAGCCATGCCATTGACATCCACAAACCTCCCTTCGTTGACCATGTCGGTGACACCCAGCCAAAACTCGGACGCGCTGGGCACACTTTTCTTGCCGTAATCTCGAAGGATGTTGGTCTCCTCGCTGTTCCTCGGGATAGCCAAGGTCCCCCCCTTGGCTATGCAGTCCTCATTGGCCTCGTGGAAGTGCTTGGTGCCTTCTGACATGAGGTAGCACTTCTTGTGGGCCTTGGTGCCGCGAAGACACACTGTGAACAGACAGGGGTTTGCACGGTCAGCACAAGCGTGGGCCTCAGCTTTCAGTAATGCTTCTGCAAATGATAATTTTCCAAAAGCACCTTGAAACTTGAGCAGACAAATCCTTCAGCAAGTGAAAGGCTTTTGACTCAGAGTGGGCCTGAAATTTGGAGTAAGGTCAGGCTTACCTATTGGTGCTCCAGTTCATGTAGGATCCTGTGTGCAGCCACAGGGGAGCAGACTGCTGAAATATAACCCAGGCCTGTTCTCAGTGCTCCTTTTACCAAATAGTGCTGCTTTTATGTTTCCTACCTTATTTCAGCAGTCCTGAAACTGATGGAATGGATGAAGTTTGTTTTGTTGCCAGATGTAAGTTGGTTATCAGGAAATCTGTATTTGGCTTTATAGTAGAGACAGATCTAAATGCTTTTTAATATTGGTGATATTTAAGGAAAGTAAATTTTTACATCTTATCTAAACTCAGTTTTCAGCAAACAAAGACAGGACAGAAATGTGCTGTATTAAATGTGTCCTGCTCACCAGGAAAATATTGATTTGAAATTCATAATACAAATCTCTGAATGATTACTAAAAGTGTAATTCTACTTGTAAAAAATTGCATATTCACCTGCCTTggaattaatttgttttctttccagcaAAGTCTCCCTTTTCAAACTCTGACTCCAAATGAGGTAAAGTGACTTAAACCTATAACTGCATTAAAAAAGTGCACACTTATTACTGAGCTTACAGGGCAATCTTGACCCAATCTTCTAACCATTTGAATTTATAAATCTGTTTCCATTTTATTCTGCTGGGGAAGTCTTGATGTAAAGTCCAAATGGACCAGAGGGTTAATTtggcagctgctctgtcactggAATTgccttgcagagctgctgcaggggttgATCCAGCCTGAGGTCTCTGGGGGCAGGAACACAGGAGGGAATCCTTAAACTTTGCCTTCCAGCTCTCCTAATGCAGATTAGTGAAAAACTGATTCTCCCAAGAAAAATAATGATGGCAAGATGAACCCTCCCTGGTGGAGTTTTCTTCTGAGCTGAGGAAGGTACCAAAGCCTGGAATAGACTCCTGTAGCAATTATTTTTAGAATCCTACATGTTATTACTTGCAGATTATTTCATTTATTGCTTAAGCTCATCTTGTACTTATTTACATCTTCTGTCCTGGTGTTTTCTATAATCTGTTTTTAATTCCTGTCATCTgttcttgtaaaaaaaaaaataatgtctcTGATCAATAGGCTATCAAAGTCAATTTGGCCCACATCCTATGTCTCACTTTTTAGTATTTCCAGCTGTAGTTATTCACTGTATTCCTTAGCTGCAATTTCAGAGTCATAATTTTCTGTTAGGGTTTAACCTTCAAATTTTAACCTTTTCAATGGTCTAAGTAATGCACCTATTAATTAAATGTGGAACTCTTTAACAATTTTCTATTTATGGGAAAGATCAGAGAGACTTCAGCAATGCTGCAGCAATGATAAGGACTGGATGTCTTTAGGGAAGGAGTATGTGCTGCAAAACGGTGTGTGGCAGCATTTCACATTTCACTCTGTGTAGAAAGGAGGCCCAGGAAGTTCAAGCAAAAGAAGAAATCATATTTTTATAGTGTGTCTTGGAAATGTCCATAAGCTAAAAATGGAGCTTTTCAGTTGTTACAAGGACATTAACAAAGACAGTCAGAGCTAGGGGGGTGATAGGTGTCCTTTTGCCAGATTTGGATTCCAGTTGCATAGTGTGGGTTATAAATTTAGAATAAAGCTCAAAATAAGTTTTGAGGAGAGAAAGTCTCCCAGTTCTGGTTTCATTTCTAAGCCACTGCATGCTTCCTCTCAAGCTCCTTCTGGAAGCAACACAAGAATTACTTTTAAACAAGAGTTACTTGTCTAGAACAGGCTCCCTCTTTTAAGAAACTTCTAAAGACTTCTTATAAgacatttgaaataaaaatattttgtaaagcCCCAAAAGCTCTGTGTAACCCAAGACATAAAACTGAACAACCCAGATATTACCATCCCTAAGGAAAATACATTCTGTTTCATGAGAATGATGTAATTTCCTCTGTAATGTCCTCTTGTACATGTTTAAATGCCAGGTTTTGTGTCAACAGCTGTGAAAAAGCACAACTGTCTAGTAGGTGCATGTGTATTTATCCTTCTTATTTTGTCTGGAAATTTCCATCTGGTTATTGAAATACTTAAAGGACTCTGCATGTTGGTCCTGAATATTTCTGAACTCACAGTGGATATCACTTTGAAGTTTTATGGCAACATTCACATTTGAATATATGTTCATATCAAAGCTGGGCACTGAACTTGCTGACCACCTTAACTCAGACCCAGGAACCCTCACTGTGCTGCCTTTGATGACACAGAACTCAGAGCTTGAAGTTGTGCAAAGACAAAAGCAGTTATTGCTCTCAGTGAAGAATCACCACTCATTCCCCAGTAGCTGAGACCTGATTTTACTTGAATGCTTCCTTCAACATTTGTCTGGTAAAGCTATGGCACACCATGGAGCTGGACTCCTCAGTCATAAAATCCCATTAAAGAGAGGGGTGGAAGTGAAGAAGAGAGGCAGTGAGAACTTTTGGAAGCCACTGACCAGCATAAGCTGCTTTACCTGTCTGGAGTGCTTGTATTTCCTTCAGAGCATTTACTTCTCGCCACAATTTGTCAATCTGGGTCTTCAGGTCATCTTTTTCTTATACAAAAAGAATATATAGAAATGAACAAATATGCAcacagtgaaaagaaaattacatgtTAAAAGCTATTTCAAAATATCATGGGTTGCATTTTGAGATGCATTGCTGAGATGcattttgattattttaaaagatttgtGCTTAATGAAAACATGCCTCTAGGATTCCTATAAAAAACATGGGGAACCCACCTTTACCTTTCCTTCTCCTATTTTATCATGGATATTGTCCTAAAAACGGTTTGAAAATCATGGATTGTTGCAGCTAATCATTATTTGGTGAGCTGGTATCTAATTTACAGAAAAtgtccttttttcttttgaaactgTACACTATGATGTATGGACATGACATACAAAAAATAGCAGGACACAAGTTGTGTTTCTTCAAAGAAATGTTATTTCTGTGAGCATGAAATTTTCACACAATTCTTGCTTTAGCACAGGGAGGAACAACAAATAAAGAATCTGAATGTTGCA
Proteins encoded in this window:
- the CLEC3A gene encoding C-type lectin domain family 3 member A, which translates into the protein MAQTGIMIFLLVSLLLLDQTISQASKFKARKHSKRRVKEKDDLKTQIDKLWREVNALKEIQALQTVCLRGTKAHKKCYLMSEGTKHFHEANEDCIAKGGTLAIPRNSEETNILRDYGKKSVPSASEFWLGVTDMVNEGRFVDVNGMALQYSNWDRAQPNGGKRENCVFLSQSAQGKWVDEVCRTAKRYVCEFLIP